In Primulina huaijiensis isolate GDHJ02 chromosome 4, ASM1229523v2, whole genome shotgun sequence, a genomic segment contains:
- the LOC140975662 gene encoding conserved oligomeric Golgi complex subunit 2-like isoform X2, producing the protein MATELLHSPLPKSATDLLGDPIEDSHPLWLNSSKFSDQEFDPESYILDLRTFVPFDTLRSELRSHLGDLKHELVELINRDYSDFVSLSTKLVDVDAAVVRMRAPLLEIKEKILSFRGSVEGSLMAMQSKLKQRAQANEAREVLELLLDTFHVVSKVEKLIKELPSVPACCSSGNLNSAKKSQLSNGISSQHIENGTNLRETQSMFLERIVSEMNRLKFYIAHAQNLPFIENMEKRIHNASLLLETCLVHCFVDGVENRDAHAIYNCLRAYAAIDNANSPEEIYLSTVVAPFIQMVIPHRSSRAVGMSSTDDLEQEYERIKQYIRDDCKFLLDISFTENSGLHVFSFLANSILKEVLSAIQTGKPGAFSPGRPAQFLQNYKSSLDFLAYLEGYCPTRSEVVKLRAEAVYIEFMKQWNTGIYFSLRFQEIAGALDSELMITSLVPSQNSTTIQQNSQNLLLRQSISLMDCLRSCWADDVLVLSCSDKFLRLFLQLLSRYSSWLSAGLNARRARNTSANTGSEWAISATPDDFLYIIHDLKCLVEEVCGDCLGHVLELLKLCPVEILDLVKQSILHGGNSLRVLQPLVINLIVETLVEKSLEDLRQLKGITATCRMTNKPLPVRHSPYVSSVLRPLKAFLDGERAVTYLTSELREELLHGTANEITHRYYELAAELINMARKTESSIQKIRLGAQRRAGASSDVSDHNVSEIDKLFMQLFLDIQWKQKQKH; encoded by the exons GCATTTGGGTGATCTGAAGCATGAACTCGTAGAGCTTATCAATCGAGACTACTCAGATTTCGTGAGCCTCAGCACCAAGCTCGTCGACGTGGACGCTGCAGTGGTGAGGATGCGGGCTCCACTGCTCGAGATAAAGGAGAAGATTTTGTCTTTCCGGGGATCGGTTGAGGGCTCGTTGATGGCGATGCAAAGCAAGCTCAAGCAGAGAGCACAAGCCAACGAGGCGAGGGAAGTGTTGGAGTTGTTGCTGGACACGTTTCATGTTGTTTCTAAG GTTGAAAAGTTGATAAAGGAGTTGCCCAGTGTTCCTGCATGTTGTTCCAGTGGAAATTTGAATTCTGCCAAGAAGAGTCAATTAAGCAATGGTATATCCTCTCAACACATAGAAAATGGAACGAACCTCAGGGAGACACAAAGCATGTTTCTGGAGAGAATTGTTAGTGAAATGAATCGTCTGAAGTTTTATATTGCTCATGCACAG AATTTGCCCTTCATTGAGAATATGGAGAAGAGGATCCATAATGCTAGCTTGTTACTGGAAACATGCTTGGTACACTGTTTTGTAGATGGAGTCGAGAACAGGGATGCACATGCAATATACAATTGTTTACGTGCATATGCTGCTATTGATAATGCGAATAGCCCTGAAGAAATTTATCTCTCTACAGTTGTTGctccattcatacagatggtTATCCCTCACAGATCATCTCGAGCAGTTGGCATGTCATCCACAGATGATCTCGAGCAAGAATATGAAAGAATCAAGCAGTACATTAGAGATGATTGCAAATTTTTATTAGATATATCTTTTACAG AAAATTCAGGTCTACATGTATTTAGCTTTCTGGCAAATTCCATTCTCAAAGAGGTTTTATCAGCCATCCAAACAGGAAAACCAGGGGCTTTCTCTCCAGGAAGGCCTGCACAGTTTCTCCAAAATTATAAGTCAAGCCTAGATTTTTTGGCTTATCTAGAAG GTTACTGCCCCACTAGGTCTGAAGTTGTTAAACTCCGGGCAGAGGCAGTCTATATAGAGTTTATGAAACAATGGAACACCGGGATTTACTTCTCATTGAG GTTTCAGGAAATAGCCGGTGCTTTGGATTCTGAACTTATGATTACTTCACTTGTTCCCTCTCAGAACTCTACCACAATCCAgcaaaattctcaaaatttattattgaGGCAAAGTATTTCTCTTATGGATTGCTTGAGGTCGTGCTGGGCGGATGACGTTCTTGTTCTTTCTTGCTCAGACAAATTTTTACGTTTATTTTTGCAACTTCTTTCAAG ATACTCGAGCTGGTTGTCAGCTGGATTAAATGCTCGCAGAGCCAGGAATACTAGCGCTAATACTGGATCTGAATGGGCTATTTCTGCAACCCCAGATGATTTCCTTTAT ATAATTCATGATTTAAAATGCTTGGTGGAGGAAGTTTGTGGTGACTGTCTAGGGCATGTTCTTGAACTTCTCAAGTTGTGTCCTGTTGAAATACTTGACCTTGTGAAGCAGAGTATTTTACACGGTGGAAACTCCCTCAGAGTTCTTCAGCCTCTCGTAATAAATTTGATAGTGGAAACTCTAGTTGAGAAGTCTTTGGAG GACTTGCGACAATTGAAGGGAATAACTGCCACATGTAGGATGACCAACAAGCCTCTACCTGTTAGACATTCACCTTATGTATCTAGTGTATTGCGCCCTCTAAAG GCTTTTCTGGACGGAGAGCGAGCTGTTACATATCTAACCAGTGAGCTTCGTGAGGAACTCTTACATGGAACTGCAAATGAGATCACTCATCGATATTATGAATTAGCTGCCGAGCTCATCAATATG GCCCGAAAAACAGAGTCATCGATTCAAAAAATACGTTTAGGTGCGCAAAGAAGAGCTGGCGCAAGTTCAGATGTCTCAGATCATAACGTTTCCGAGATAGACAAATTATTTATGCAGTTATTTCTTGATATCCAG TGGAAGCAGAAGCAGAAGCATTAA
- the LOC140975662 gene encoding conserved oligomeric Golgi complex subunit 2-like isoform X4 translates to MATELLHSPLPKSATDLLGDPIEDSHPLWLNSSKFSDQEFDPESYILDLRTFVPFDTLRSELRSHLGDLKHELVELINRDYSDFVSLSTKLVDVDAAVVRMRAPLLEIKEKILSFRGSVEGSLMAMQSKLKQRAQANEAREVLELLLDTFHVVSKVEKLIKELPSVPACCSSGNLNSAKKSQLSNGISSQHIENGTNLRETQSMFLERIVSEMNRLKFYIAHAQNLPFIENMEKRIHNASLLLETCLVHCFVDGVENRDAHAIYNCLRAYAAIDNANSPEEIYLSTVVAPFIQMVIPHRSSRAVGMSSTDDLEQEYERIKQYIRDDCKFLLDISFTENSGLHVFSFLANSILKEVLSAIQTGKPGAFSPGRPAQFLQNYKSSLDFLAYLEGYCPTRSEVVKLRAEAVYIEFMKQWNTGIYFSLRFQEIAGALDSELMITSLVPSQNSTTIQQNSQNLLLRQSISLMDCLRSCWADDVLVLSCSDKFLRLFLQLLSRYSSWLSAGLNARRARNTSANTGSEWAISATPDDFLYIIHDLKCLVEEVCGDCLGHVLELLKLCPVEILDLVKQSILHGGNSLRVLQPLVINLIVETLVEKSLEDLRQLKGITATCRMTNKPLPVRHSPYVSSVLRPLKAFLDGERAVTYLTSELREELLHGTANEITHRYYELAAELINMEYGRNLASLGIDATSIPAYCSLWHCTAPSDKQDTISF, encoded by the exons GCATTTGGGTGATCTGAAGCATGAACTCGTAGAGCTTATCAATCGAGACTACTCAGATTTCGTGAGCCTCAGCACCAAGCTCGTCGACGTGGACGCTGCAGTGGTGAGGATGCGGGCTCCACTGCTCGAGATAAAGGAGAAGATTTTGTCTTTCCGGGGATCGGTTGAGGGCTCGTTGATGGCGATGCAAAGCAAGCTCAAGCAGAGAGCACAAGCCAACGAGGCGAGGGAAGTGTTGGAGTTGTTGCTGGACACGTTTCATGTTGTTTCTAAG GTTGAAAAGTTGATAAAGGAGTTGCCCAGTGTTCCTGCATGTTGTTCCAGTGGAAATTTGAATTCTGCCAAGAAGAGTCAATTAAGCAATGGTATATCCTCTCAACACATAGAAAATGGAACGAACCTCAGGGAGACACAAAGCATGTTTCTGGAGAGAATTGTTAGTGAAATGAATCGTCTGAAGTTTTATATTGCTCATGCACAG AATTTGCCCTTCATTGAGAATATGGAGAAGAGGATCCATAATGCTAGCTTGTTACTGGAAACATGCTTGGTACACTGTTTTGTAGATGGAGTCGAGAACAGGGATGCACATGCAATATACAATTGTTTACGTGCATATGCTGCTATTGATAATGCGAATAGCCCTGAAGAAATTTATCTCTCTACAGTTGTTGctccattcatacagatggtTATCCCTCACAGATCATCTCGAGCAGTTGGCATGTCATCCACAGATGATCTCGAGCAAGAATATGAAAGAATCAAGCAGTACATTAGAGATGATTGCAAATTTTTATTAGATATATCTTTTACAG AAAATTCAGGTCTACATGTATTTAGCTTTCTGGCAAATTCCATTCTCAAAGAGGTTTTATCAGCCATCCAAACAGGAAAACCAGGGGCTTTCTCTCCAGGAAGGCCTGCACAGTTTCTCCAAAATTATAAGTCAAGCCTAGATTTTTTGGCTTATCTAGAAG GTTACTGCCCCACTAGGTCTGAAGTTGTTAAACTCCGGGCAGAGGCAGTCTATATAGAGTTTATGAAACAATGGAACACCGGGATTTACTTCTCATTGAG GTTTCAGGAAATAGCCGGTGCTTTGGATTCTGAACTTATGATTACTTCACTTGTTCCCTCTCAGAACTCTACCACAATCCAgcaaaattctcaaaatttattattgaGGCAAAGTATTTCTCTTATGGATTGCTTGAGGTCGTGCTGGGCGGATGACGTTCTTGTTCTTTCTTGCTCAGACAAATTTTTACGTTTATTTTTGCAACTTCTTTCAAG ATACTCGAGCTGGTTGTCAGCTGGATTAAATGCTCGCAGAGCCAGGAATACTAGCGCTAATACTGGATCTGAATGGGCTATTTCTGCAACCCCAGATGATTTCCTTTAT ATAATTCATGATTTAAAATGCTTGGTGGAGGAAGTTTGTGGTGACTGTCTAGGGCATGTTCTTGAACTTCTCAAGTTGTGTCCTGTTGAAATACTTGACCTTGTGAAGCAGAGTATTTTACACGGTGGAAACTCCCTCAGAGTTCTTCAGCCTCTCGTAATAAATTTGATAGTGGAAACTCTAGTTGAGAAGTCTTTGGAG GACTTGCGACAATTGAAGGGAATAACTGCCACATGTAGGATGACCAACAAGCCTCTACCTGTTAGACATTCACCTTATGTATCTAGTGTATTGCGCCCTCTAAAG GCTTTTCTGGACGGAGAGCGAGCTGTTACATATCTAACCAGTGAGCTTCGTGAGGAACTCTTACATGGAACTGCAAATGAGATCACTCATCGATATTATGAATTAGCTGCCGAGCTCATCAATATG GAGTATGGACGGAACCTCGCCTCACTTGGTATCGATGCTACTAGTATTCCAGCATATTGTTCCTTGTGGCATTGTACAGCCCCTTCAGACAAGCAAGACACTATTAGCTTCTAG
- the LOC140975662 gene encoding conserved oligomeric Golgi complex subunit 2-like isoform X3: MATELLHSPLPKSATDLLGDPIEDSHPLWLNSSKFSDQEFDPESYILDLRTFVPFDTLRSELRSHLGDLKHELVELINRDYSDFVSLSTKLVDVDAAVVRMRAPLLEIKEKILSFRGSVEGSLMAMQSKLKQRAQANEAREVLELLLDTFHVVSKVEKLIKELPSVPACCSSGNLNSAKKSQLSNGISSQHIENGTNLRETQSMFLERIVSEMNRLKFYIAHAQNLPFIENMEKRIHNASLLLETCLVHCFVDGVENRDAHAIYNCLRAYAAIDNANSPEEIYLSTVVAPFIQMVIPHRSSRAVGMSSTDDLEQEYERIKQYIRDDCKFLLDISFTENSGLHVFSFLANSILKEVLSAIQTGKPGAFSPGRPAQFLQNYKSSLDFLAYLEGYCPTRSEVVKLRAEAVYIEFMKQWNTGIYFSLRFQEIAGALDSELMITSLVPSQNSTTIQQNSQNLLLRQSISLMDCLRSCWADDVLVLSCSDKFLRLFLQLLSRYSSWLSAGLNARRARNTSANTGSEWAISATPDDFLYIIHDLKCLVEEVCGDCLGHVLELLKLCPVEILDLVKQSILHGGNSLRVLQPLVINLIVETLVEKSLEAFLDGERAVTYLTSELREELLHGTANEITHRYYELAAELINMARKTESSIQKIRLGAQRRAGASSDVSDHNVSEIDKLFMQLFLDIQEYGRNLASLGIDATSIPAYCSLWHCTAPSDKQDTISF; the protein is encoded by the exons GCATTTGGGTGATCTGAAGCATGAACTCGTAGAGCTTATCAATCGAGACTACTCAGATTTCGTGAGCCTCAGCACCAAGCTCGTCGACGTGGACGCTGCAGTGGTGAGGATGCGGGCTCCACTGCTCGAGATAAAGGAGAAGATTTTGTCTTTCCGGGGATCGGTTGAGGGCTCGTTGATGGCGATGCAAAGCAAGCTCAAGCAGAGAGCACAAGCCAACGAGGCGAGGGAAGTGTTGGAGTTGTTGCTGGACACGTTTCATGTTGTTTCTAAG GTTGAAAAGTTGATAAAGGAGTTGCCCAGTGTTCCTGCATGTTGTTCCAGTGGAAATTTGAATTCTGCCAAGAAGAGTCAATTAAGCAATGGTATATCCTCTCAACACATAGAAAATGGAACGAACCTCAGGGAGACACAAAGCATGTTTCTGGAGAGAATTGTTAGTGAAATGAATCGTCTGAAGTTTTATATTGCTCATGCACAG AATTTGCCCTTCATTGAGAATATGGAGAAGAGGATCCATAATGCTAGCTTGTTACTGGAAACATGCTTGGTACACTGTTTTGTAGATGGAGTCGAGAACAGGGATGCACATGCAATATACAATTGTTTACGTGCATATGCTGCTATTGATAATGCGAATAGCCCTGAAGAAATTTATCTCTCTACAGTTGTTGctccattcatacagatggtTATCCCTCACAGATCATCTCGAGCAGTTGGCATGTCATCCACAGATGATCTCGAGCAAGAATATGAAAGAATCAAGCAGTACATTAGAGATGATTGCAAATTTTTATTAGATATATCTTTTACAG AAAATTCAGGTCTACATGTATTTAGCTTTCTGGCAAATTCCATTCTCAAAGAGGTTTTATCAGCCATCCAAACAGGAAAACCAGGGGCTTTCTCTCCAGGAAGGCCTGCACAGTTTCTCCAAAATTATAAGTCAAGCCTAGATTTTTTGGCTTATCTAGAAG GTTACTGCCCCACTAGGTCTGAAGTTGTTAAACTCCGGGCAGAGGCAGTCTATATAGAGTTTATGAAACAATGGAACACCGGGATTTACTTCTCATTGAG GTTTCAGGAAATAGCCGGTGCTTTGGATTCTGAACTTATGATTACTTCACTTGTTCCCTCTCAGAACTCTACCACAATCCAgcaaaattctcaaaatttattattgaGGCAAAGTATTTCTCTTATGGATTGCTTGAGGTCGTGCTGGGCGGATGACGTTCTTGTTCTTTCTTGCTCAGACAAATTTTTACGTTTATTTTTGCAACTTCTTTCAAG ATACTCGAGCTGGTTGTCAGCTGGATTAAATGCTCGCAGAGCCAGGAATACTAGCGCTAATACTGGATCTGAATGGGCTATTTCTGCAACCCCAGATGATTTCCTTTAT ATAATTCATGATTTAAAATGCTTGGTGGAGGAAGTTTGTGGTGACTGTCTAGGGCATGTTCTTGAACTTCTCAAGTTGTGTCCTGTTGAAATACTTGACCTTGTGAAGCAGAGTATTTTACACGGTGGAAACTCCCTCAGAGTTCTTCAGCCTCTCGTAATAAATTTGATAGTGGAAACTCTAGTTGAGAAGTCTTTGGAG GCTTTTCTGGACGGAGAGCGAGCTGTTACATATCTAACCAGTGAGCTTCGTGAGGAACTCTTACATGGAACTGCAAATGAGATCACTCATCGATATTATGAATTAGCTGCCGAGCTCATCAATATG GCCCGAAAAACAGAGTCATCGATTCAAAAAATACGTTTAGGTGCGCAAAGAAGAGCTGGCGCAAGTTCAGATGTCTCAGATCATAACGTTTCCGAGATAGACAAATTATTTATGCAGTTATTTCTTGATATCCAG GAGTATGGACGGAACCTCGCCTCACTTGGTATCGATGCTACTAGTATTCCAGCATATTGTTCCTTGTGGCATTGTACAGCCCCTTCAGACAAGCAAGACACTATTAGCTTCTAG
- the LOC140975662 gene encoding conserved oligomeric Golgi complex subunit 2-like isoform X1: protein MATELLHSPLPKSATDLLGDPIEDSHPLWLNSSKFSDQEFDPESYILDLRTFVPFDTLRSELRSHLGDLKHELVELINRDYSDFVSLSTKLVDVDAAVVRMRAPLLEIKEKILSFRGSVEGSLMAMQSKLKQRAQANEAREVLELLLDTFHVVSKVEKLIKELPSVPACCSSGNLNSAKKSQLSNGISSQHIENGTNLRETQSMFLERIVSEMNRLKFYIAHAQNLPFIENMEKRIHNASLLLETCLVHCFVDGVENRDAHAIYNCLRAYAAIDNANSPEEIYLSTVVAPFIQMVIPHRSSRAVGMSSTDDLEQEYERIKQYIRDDCKFLLDISFTENSGLHVFSFLANSILKEVLSAIQTGKPGAFSPGRPAQFLQNYKSSLDFLAYLEGYCPTRSEVVKLRAEAVYIEFMKQWNTGIYFSLRFQEIAGALDSELMITSLVPSQNSTTIQQNSQNLLLRQSISLMDCLRSCWADDVLVLSCSDKFLRLFLQLLSRYSSWLSAGLNARRARNTSANTGSEWAISATPDDFLYIIHDLKCLVEEVCGDCLGHVLELLKLCPVEILDLVKQSILHGGNSLRVLQPLVINLIVETLVEKSLEDLRQLKGITATCRMTNKPLPVRHSPYVSSVLRPLKAFLDGERAVTYLTSELREELLHGTANEITHRYYELAAELINMARKTESSIQKIRLGAQRRAGASSDVSDHNVSEIDKLFMQLFLDIQEYGRNLASLGIDATSIPAYCSLWHCTAPSDKQDTISF, encoded by the exons GCATTTGGGTGATCTGAAGCATGAACTCGTAGAGCTTATCAATCGAGACTACTCAGATTTCGTGAGCCTCAGCACCAAGCTCGTCGACGTGGACGCTGCAGTGGTGAGGATGCGGGCTCCACTGCTCGAGATAAAGGAGAAGATTTTGTCTTTCCGGGGATCGGTTGAGGGCTCGTTGATGGCGATGCAAAGCAAGCTCAAGCAGAGAGCACAAGCCAACGAGGCGAGGGAAGTGTTGGAGTTGTTGCTGGACACGTTTCATGTTGTTTCTAAG GTTGAAAAGTTGATAAAGGAGTTGCCCAGTGTTCCTGCATGTTGTTCCAGTGGAAATTTGAATTCTGCCAAGAAGAGTCAATTAAGCAATGGTATATCCTCTCAACACATAGAAAATGGAACGAACCTCAGGGAGACACAAAGCATGTTTCTGGAGAGAATTGTTAGTGAAATGAATCGTCTGAAGTTTTATATTGCTCATGCACAG AATTTGCCCTTCATTGAGAATATGGAGAAGAGGATCCATAATGCTAGCTTGTTACTGGAAACATGCTTGGTACACTGTTTTGTAGATGGAGTCGAGAACAGGGATGCACATGCAATATACAATTGTTTACGTGCATATGCTGCTATTGATAATGCGAATAGCCCTGAAGAAATTTATCTCTCTACAGTTGTTGctccattcatacagatggtTATCCCTCACAGATCATCTCGAGCAGTTGGCATGTCATCCACAGATGATCTCGAGCAAGAATATGAAAGAATCAAGCAGTACATTAGAGATGATTGCAAATTTTTATTAGATATATCTTTTACAG AAAATTCAGGTCTACATGTATTTAGCTTTCTGGCAAATTCCATTCTCAAAGAGGTTTTATCAGCCATCCAAACAGGAAAACCAGGGGCTTTCTCTCCAGGAAGGCCTGCACAGTTTCTCCAAAATTATAAGTCAAGCCTAGATTTTTTGGCTTATCTAGAAG GTTACTGCCCCACTAGGTCTGAAGTTGTTAAACTCCGGGCAGAGGCAGTCTATATAGAGTTTATGAAACAATGGAACACCGGGATTTACTTCTCATTGAG GTTTCAGGAAATAGCCGGTGCTTTGGATTCTGAACTTATGATTACTTCACTTGTTCCCTCTCAGAACTCTACCACAATCCAgcaaaattctcaaaatttattattgaGGCAAAGTATTTCTCTTATGGATTGCTTGAGGTCGTGCTGGGCGGATGACGTTCTTGTTCTTTCTTGCTCAGACAAATTTTTACGTTTATTTTTGCAACTTCTTTCAAG ATACTCGAGCTGGTTGTCAGCTGGATTAAATGCTCGCAGAGCCAGGAATACTAGCGCTAATACTGGATCTGAATGGGCTATTTCTGCAACCCCAGATGATTTCCTTTAT ATAATTCATGATTTAAAATGCTTGGTGGAGGAAGTTTGTGGTGACTGTCTAGGGCATGTTCTTGAACTTCTCAAGTTGTGTCCTGTTGAAATACTTGACCTTGTGAAGCAGAGTATTTTACACGGTGGAAACTCCCTCAGAGTTCTTCAGCCTCTCGTAATAAATTTGATAGTGGAAACTCTAGTTGAGAAGTCTTTGGAG GACTTGCGACAATTGAAGGGAATAACTGCCACATGTAGGATGACCAACAAGCCTCTACCTGTTAGACATTCACCTTATGTATCTAGTGTATTGCGCCCTCTAAAG GCTTTTCTGGACGGAGAGCGAGCTGTTACATATCTAACCAGTGAGCTTCGTGAGGAACTCTTACATGGAACTGCAAATGAGATCACTCATCGATATTATGAATTAGCTGCCGAGCTCATCAATATG GCCCGAAAAACAGAGTCATCGATTCAAAAAATACGTTTAGGTGCGCAAAGAAGAGCTGGCGCAAGTTCAGATGTCTCAGATCATAACGTTTCCGAGATAGACAAATTATTTATGCAGTTATTTCTTGATATCCAG GAGTATGGACGGAACCTCGCCTCACTTGGTATCGATGCTACTAGTATTCCAGCATATTGTTCCTTGTGGCATTGTACAGCCCCTTCAGACAAGCAAGACACTATTAGCTTCTAG